A window from Burkholderiales bacterium encodes these proteins:
- the ubiG gene encoding ubiquinone biosynthesis O-methyltransferase: MARESGLEAMNNVDPLEIEKFNQLAHRWWDPHSEFKPLHDINPLRLKLIEEAAGGLAGKEVLDVGCGGGILAESMAARGARVTGIDLGEKALKVAKLHLLESGLQVDYRHCSVEQLAAEMQERYDVVTCMELLEHVPDPASTVKACAAVARPGAPVVFSTINRNLKSFLFAIVGAEYVLGLLPRGTHEYARLIRPAELARMAREAGLDVTGFTGLTYNPFTRQYALGADIDVNYFALTRKT; this comes from the coding sequence ATGGCGCGCGAATCCGGGCTTGAGGCCATGAACAACGTCGATCCCCTGGAGATCGAGAAATTCAACCAGCTCGCCCACCGCTGGTGGGATCCCCACAGCGAGTTCAAGCCGCTGCACGACATCAACCCCCTGCGCCTGAAGCTCATCGAAGAGGCGGCCGGCGGGCTGGCGGGCAAGGAGGTCCTGGACGTGGGCTGCGGGGGCGGGATTCTCGCCGAAAGCATGGCGGCCCGGGGCGCCCGGGTGACAGGAATCGACCTGGGAGAAAAGGCCCTCAAGGTGGCCAAACTGCACCTGCTGGAAAGCGGCCTGCAGGTGGACTACCGCCACTGCTCGGTGGAGCAATTGGCGGCCGAAATGCAGGAGCGCTACGACGTAGTCACCTGCATGGAGCTCTTGGAGCACGTGCCGGATCCCGCGAGCACCGTAAAGGCCTGCGCCGCCGTGGCCCGGCCGGGGGCGCCGGTGGTCTTCTCCACCATCAACCGCAACCTGAAGTCCTTCCTCTTCGCCATCGTGGGAGCGGAATACGTGTTGGGGCTGCTACCCCGCGGCACCCACGAGTACGCCCGCCTGATCCGCCCGGCCGAGCTCGCCCGCATGGCCCGCGAGGCAGGGCTCGACGTGACGGGCTTCACCGGTCTGACCTACAACCCGTTCACCAGGCAGTACGCCCTGGGGGCCGACATCGACGTGAACTACTTCGCCCTCACCCGGAAGACATGA
- a CDS encoding phosphatase, whose amino-acid sequence MTRPRAVFFDLDGTFADTAPDLGHALNRMRERRNLPPLAIETVRPHASAGARGLLHLSFGLTPEDPDYGVLREEFLALYSEALCRHTRLFPGIPELLDRLEARGIVWGIVTNKPERFTRPLLAALGVASRARCIVSADTCPHPKPHPEPLLTASRQVGIEPPACLYLGDDERDVQASLAAGMRPVVARYGYLGDGRPWQAWGAQGAITQPLELLDLL is encoded by the coding sequence ATGACCCGTCCCCGAGCGGTTTTCTTCGACCTGGACGGTACCTTCGCCGATACCGCCCCCGACCTGGGTCATGCCTTGAACCGCATGCGGGAGCGGCGAAACCTGCCTCCTTTGGCCATCGAAACGGTGCGGCCCCACGCTTCGGCGGGTGCCCGGGGTCTGCTCCACCTGAGCTTCGGCCTCACGCCGGAAGACCCCGATTACGGCGTGCTGCGGGAGGAGTTCCTGGCCCTCTATAGCGAGGCCCTGTGCCGCCACACCCGGCTCTTCCCCGGCATTCCCGAGCTGCTGGACAGGCTCGAGGCCCGGGGTATCGTATGGGGCATCGTGACCAACAAGCCGGAGCGTTTCACCCGCCCCCTGCTCGCGGCCCTGGGCGTGGCAAGCCGCGCCCGCTGCATCGTTAGCGCCGACACCTGCCCTCATCCCAAGCCCCACCCCGAACCCCTGCTCACCGCCAGCCGGCAGGTGGGCATCGAGCCGCCGGCGTGCCTTTACCTGGGCGACGACGAGCGGGACGTGCAGGCGAGCCTCGCCGCCGGCATGCGTCCCGTCGTGGCCCGCTACGGCTACCTGGGTGACGGCAGGCCGTGGCAGGCCTGGGGCGCCCAGGGCGCCATCACCCAGCCGCTGGAGCTGCTCGACCTCCTTTAG